One stretch of Armigeres subalbatus isolate Guangzhou_Male chromosome 2, GZ_Asu_2, whole genome shotgun sequence DNA includes these proteins:
- the LOC134212032 gene encoding zinc finger CCCH domain-containing protein 11A-like, which translates to MDLPRNLHDCYFFYYSTCKKGTNCEYRHEPAALGHEETCKLWQEGKCYNRTCTMRHMKIEKPRSATPCFWEDQPGGCRKPHCVFQHKTPKPQAPPSHPATTSSMMSQVAAQAASGAPTASAAGTAPHMMHTTSPAVVLDYNYATLLPRII; encoded by the coding sequence ATGGATCTACCAAGGAATTTGCATGATTGCTACTTCTTCTACTACTCGACATGTAAAAAGGGAACGAATTGCGAGTATCGCCATGAGCCAGCTGCGCTTGGCCACGAAGAAACCTGCAAACTGTGGCAAGAAGGGAAATGTTACAACCGGACGTGCACCATGCGTCATATGAAGATTGAGAAGCCACGTTCGGCTACTCCGTGCTTCTGGGAGGATCAACCGGGCGGGTGCCGAAAGCCGCACTGTGTGTTCCAGCATAAAACTCCGAAACCCCAGGCTCCTCCATCACATCCGGCAACAACGAGCAGTATGATGTCCCAGGTGGCAGCCCAGGCCGCTTCCGGAGCTCCTACAGCCAGCGCGGCTGGCACAGCGCCACATATGATGCACACCACTTCCCCGGCGGTTGTTTTGGACTACAACTACGCTACTCTACTGCCCCGCATCATCTAA